GGTTACGCATTAATAGCACAAGATATTGTGACGGCCACTCCTGAATCTCCTATAAAGCTTGAAGTAGTGGAAGAGATTGCTGCTGGTTATTCTGCTAAAGGAACATTAAAGCCAGGTCAGGCCATGCGCATCATGACAGGAGCACCTGTTCCCCCGGGGGCCAATGCAGTGCTCATGCAGGAAGATACGGAAAAAGATGGCGACTTTATTCTCTGCATGGATAAAGCTGATGACCAGGAAAATATCCGTAAAGCCGGTGAAGATGTAAAGGTCGGTGAAACGGTCCTCAAAAAAGGAATCACCCTGAATCCAGCTCATATCGGCATGATGGCAGTGGTGGGCCGTTCACAAATTGCGGTCAGCCAACGGCCTACTGTGGCAATTTTATCCACCGGTGATGAGATCATGGAACTGGATGAAACTCCCGAAGGTCCGCAGATTTTCAACAGCAACGGTCATATGCTGGCGGCTCAAATCAAATCTGCAGGCGGTATTCCCTTTTATCTTGGTATCGCCAAAGACACAGAAAAAGACCTGATGGAAAAATTCACCTGGGCCTTAAAAGCAGATATTGTGGTTTCCTCAGGGGGAGTGTCGGTCGGGGACTATGACCTCGTCAAGGCCAGCTTGCAGAAAATGGGTCAGGAAATGCTGTTCTGGAAAGTGGCCATGAAACCCGGCAAACCCCTGGCATTCGGCAGGATAGGTGAGACTCCTATTTTTGGTTTGCCAGGAAACCCTGTATCCTCCTTCGTTTCTTTCGAACAGTTTGTGCGCCCTTCCCTGAGAAAAGTGCAGGGCTGTGCCGACCTGACTCACAAGACGGTACAAGCCAAGCTGACACGGACCATCAACAAGAAACCCGGCCGCCTTCATTTCCTAAGCTCCATGGTGTCCTGGGCAGATGGTGAGTACACCGTCACCCCGGCAGGAGAACAGGGTTCAGGAATTCTAAAATCTGCCGCTAATGCTAACGGCTTGCTGATTTTTCCTCTGGAATCCTCAGAGATCCAACAAGGCCAGGAAGTAGCTGTCCAACTTCTCGAATAAATAATGAATATGAAAAACCTCTCTATTCGTCATCGCGAGCGGCTACAAGGAGCGTGGCGATCCAGTCTATCTGGATTGCGTCGTCGGTATTCACTCCTCGCAATGTCATGCATAATGCAAGTTAGCCTAGTCGTTGCCTTAGCACTGATCGTACCCGTAAAGGCCCTGGCTCAATCGAGTGCGTCCCTGGACCGGATGGTCAGCCAGATTGAGACCCTGTTCCCTCCCCTGGAAGGATATGTCATAGCAGTTGAGGGTTCGGGTCTGACTCTCGACCTCAAGCAGGGAATGCCGGTTGAACCCGGTGACCGGTTAAAACTCATCCGTTATGGACGGGAATTGTTCCATCCTGTAACAAAGAAAAAAGTCGGTCGCAAGGAGACGGACCTCGGCGAGGTAGAAGTGCTGGAAGTACGAAAAGATTTTTCCAGAGCCCGGGCACTCGACCCGACTGTGCTCCCTAAAGAAGGGGATGGTGTAAGGAGTCCGTTTCAAAAACTTTCTTTTCTCGTAGCACCGCCACAAATCAAATCTAAAAAGAAGGTCAACACCGATCGCCTGCGTTTCAACCTTGAATCACGCTTGAAAAAACATCCGAGGTTTGACGTCCCGTCATTCGACCTGGGATTGTGGATGATCGACAATAAACTCAACATCAAATCTGTTCTTCAATCAAGAAATCTCGAAAAACTGAATCGCAAAGTAAAAACTGACTTCATCCTGATCCCCAGTATTCGCGGTGTGAAGGGGAAGATGGCGATGAACTACAAACTGGTTTCAGCCGTTGACGGCTCCCTGAAAAAACAGGCCGACATCATGTCTGAAAACCTGCCAACACCGGATGCCTCAGGAGAGAAAAGAAGAAGAACGCAAACCAGATTTGACAGGGAAAAAGAATCATTCAAATTTATTGGTAAACACCTGTTTGCAAGAGAGATCGTGGACTTTGATGTAGGCGATTTAAACGGTGACGGGAAAAACGAGTTCATTTTCATCGACCGTTTTCGAATTATGGTCTTTAAAAACGAAAAAGGTTATTTGAGCAGAATCACCCAGTTCAAAACCCGTAAAAACATCGATCATTTTCTTGCTGTAGATGTGGGAGACATCAACGGCAATGGTCGGGACGAAATTTTTGTCACCAATCAGGTCGGCGACAAGCTGGAATCCTTTGTCCTGGAAATCAAACCAAAACGGAAAAAATTTCAATATATATGGAAAAAGGTCAATCTTTATTTCCGCATCCTTCGACCCATGGGCAAAAAACCCGTTTTAGTATCGCAAAGTCCGGGTTTTGGAGAATCGTTTATTGGGCCTATTAAGAATGTGTTCTTTAAAAAGGGGAAATATCGGCAGGGCCGCAAACTGAACACCCCTTCTATATATGGAGAACATTTCATCCTTTATGGGCTGACGCAGCAGGATCTGAGTGGAAACGGCACCGCAGATACTATAGTGCTTGACAAAAATTATCATTTGAGGGTATATTCACCTAAAGGAAGACTTATAATAAAATCAAGCGATTACTACGGTCATGACCCGCGTTTGATTGATGTCGGGTTAAAAAAAGAAGTAACTGGGATCTATAACGGAACCCCGGCACGCTTTAAGGGACGCTTGCAATTAGTCAAAATAGGCGAAGAACGATTCCTTGTAATACCGAAGAACAATACGCTTGGGGACGGTATTATGAGCGATCTGGTTATTGTTGAAAGCTCAGGTTTGGCCCTGCTGAAACTGACCAGGGAGGGTTTTGAGAAAGCCTTTGAATCCAGCCAGCAAAAAGGTTTTATGGCAGCATCTCGGGTAATTTCCCAAAAAAATGGGAATGGAGCCCGGATTTACACCCTCAGAACTGAACAAAACGTTATAGCGAACATTAAGCAAAGCACATTTTCTACCTACGAATGGCCAGCCCAATAGTCAGTCGGATATTGGGGTTTTTCGAGGCGAGAAAAATGCGCAAAAAAGCCAAATAGTCATTGTTTTTTATTTGCTTCTATAGTATCTTATCTGGGATTTTATTGATTTTTGAGTTGGATATTTACGCAAAATTTAGAAGATTGCTTGAAATATAACAGTTTAACGAAGTAGTTAGTCATCAAACAAAACTTGGAGGAGACAAGCATGAAAAAGAATTTGTTGACCGCCATTGCAGTCATGGTTACCGCGCTGTTTGTAGCGACCACGATTGCACAGGCATCGGATATTAAATTGGGTGGTGAGTTCTGGACTCGCTACGAAATGCAGGAGCAACACGATTTTAATGCAGACACAGAAGCGGATGACTTTGTTCAGTCACGAATTCGTCTAAACGCCGATGTAGATATCAACGATAGCGTATCTGCTTTTATCTCTATTCAAAGTAATAAAACTTGGGGTGAAAACCCAGGCACTACTGGCGGATCAGCCATACACCCTGCTGGTGATGGTAACACCTCTTTTACGGCTAACAATCAGGATGCCAGTGTTGGTATCAATGAAGCTTATTTCACCATTAAAAACTTCGCGACTTTGCCTGTTGATTTGAAAGTTGGTACTCAACAAATCATCCTTGATGGATGGAGACTGTTTGGTAACACCATTTGGACCATGGGTCAGCAGACTCATGATGCGACAATGCTTACCCATAAACAAGGCAACTTAACAATGAAGTATGCTTGGGTAATCGCAGCAGAAGATGGTGCTCCTACAGGTGCTAATGCTGATGACTCTAACGATATCGACAGTCATCTCGTATGGGCGAACTACCAAGGTATCTTAGGTGGTAATTTGTCACTTTACTACAACTATCTAGGCGACCGTTGTGGAAGTTCATCTAGTAATGCCTCAAACTGTACGGGTCGCGATAATGATACTCATACATTTGGTTTTCGTCAGGCCGGCCAACTCTACGGTATTGACTACCGCGGCGAATACTACCGCCAGTGGGGTGACGCTACAGCAGTTGCAAATAATAATATTGGAGCAGGAACTGCTGCTAATGACGTTGACCGTGATGCTTACATGTTTGGTTTAAGAGTTGGAAAATCCTTCAACAATGTCACGATGAAACCTAATCTTACTCTTTGGTATGATTACTATTCCGGAACCTCTGATGAAGATGGTAGAGGTGGTGAATATGGTGGGTTCAATACATTGTTTGATACCGGTCATAAATTCCTAGGATTAATGGATCTTTATCTTGGGCAGGGTTTCAACAGTGCTACTGGTGGAACTAGAGGTCTGGGTATTCAGGATTATGCTATTAAAACCAAGCTTAATCCGATTCCAGGCTGGACTTTGAAAGCACATTACCACTGGTTCTATACAGCTGAGGGTATTTCTGCAAACTCTCAGCAAGCTGGAGGCGGACAAGCAGTTGGGGCTTCTAATTCACTTGGTAACGAGTTAGATCTTATACTGTTACATAAATTGAACGCTAATACCCTCATGAACATTGGGTATTCACAATACACCACATCAGAAGGATTGAGGGCAATCCGTACAAATGTAGGTTCTGATTCTTCTGACTGGGCATATGTACAGTTCCAGGTAACATTCTAAGTTTTTTCTTACAAACCCCCGGCCAGATGGCCGGGGGTTTTTTTTTATCCTAAATCCTTTACACCCTTTTTTGAACTAATGCATGATTCTCAATCAATGAGGTATAATGTGTGATAATTGCATAATGAGTTCAATGTCAATTTCTGGATGATGCCTGATGAAACTTAAATTCCTTCTCATTTTATTTCTGCTGATACTACTACCCTGTAACCTGCAAGCCAGAGAAAAGGACTCACCTTTCACCCTTAATGGCAAACGGGTTCCACCGGTCGTGGCAAAAGTCAATGGAGTTGCAGTAGACTCCAAGGCTCTTCAACGGGAACTCTTCGCTTTTCGTTTCCAATCCCAACGAATGGGAAAGGAATTAAAACCCAGTGAGGAACTCAGGGTAGCCCGCGAACTGCTCAAGTCACTGGTCGCCCGCGAGCTGGTAGTGCAAAAAGCAAAAATCCTCGGCATCACGATTACCGAGAAAAAAATAAATCTGCAGCTTAAAAATATTGAGGACCAGTTTCCCAGCCACAAGGCATTTATCACCGCACTGGCCTTTCAGCATATGAGCATTCCATCCCTGAAAGAAAAAATAAAACGGACCTTATTGGAAGATGAGTTGATGCGCCGGGAAATCGCGCCAAAAGTAAAGGTCAAAGATGAAGCCATTAAAAAGTATTATGATGAGAACAAATCTAAATTCACCAAACCCGCCCTGTACAGAGTGCGACATATTCATGTAGCAACCATCAAACCTGCCGCTAAAGCACAGGATGCAGCCAGCCAGAAAAAAGCTGACCGATTGACCAAGATCATAAATCGAGAAGCAGAGGAAAAAATAAATTCAATATTAAAGAAAGTCAAGGCTGGTGAAAACTTTCCTGATTTAGCTAAACAGTTTTCAGAAGATGATGCCTCCAGTGAAAAAGGAGGACTTTTGGGTGACCTTCACCCCAGCAGCACCATTCCTGAAATTGCTGACGCCATGGTTAAACTTAATGAAGGCGCAACCAGCGGAATCGTCAAGAGTCAATTCGGTTATCACATCCTCAAACTGGATGAAATTATTCCCAGCGTATTGATCCCGTTTGATGAAACCAAAACAGACATCATGAATCTCCTCCTGAAAATAGAGACTCAAAGACTCTTCACGACTTATGTTGAGGGATTAGGCAATATGGCTGACATTAAGGTTTTCCTGTAAGAACCGTAATTCTACACGACTGATAAGCGGCGGGTTTAAACCCAATAAATCTTCTGTGTTTCCCTTCATTCCAATATTATAAATATGACCACTCTACTTACAGGTGCTACCGGATTTCTAGGCTCTGCCCTCGCTCGGGAGTTACTTAAAGAAGGGCGAAAACTGAAACTCCTGGTCCGGGAAAATACGGATACACGCAATATTGACGATCTGGATTGCGAGGTATTTCATGGAGATCTGCGCGATCGGGATTCATTAAAGACGGCCCTGGTTGGGTGCAGGCGCCTCTACCACACGGCGGCGTATTACAGCTTATGGAGCCGTGACAAAAAAATGATCTACGATATCAATGTTCAAGGAACCCGCAACATTCTCGAATCCGCTTTAGAAGCCGATGTTGAAAAAGTTGTTTACACCAGTACCGTTGGTTGCATTGGTTTGTCAAGAGACGGCAGCCCTGCCAATGAAGAACAACCTATGAATACAGAAACATTATGCAATGACTATAAACTATCAAAGTATCAAGCAGAGCAGGTTGCCCATGAACTTTATGGCAGAGGGCTGCCGGTAGTGATTGTTAACCCGAGCACTCCTGTTGGACCTCGGGATATAAAACCCACTCCAACTGGAA
The Nitrospinota bacterium genome window above contains:
- a CDS encoding molybdopterin molybdotransferase MoeA, which gives rise to MSMIQVQEARDQILSKIKVKGVEKVSLDQALGRVLAEDIISRVNNPPLDNSAMDGYALIAQDIVTATPESPIKLEVVEEIAAGYSAKGTLKPGQAMRIMTGAPVPPGANAVLMQEDTEKDGDFILCMDKADDQENIRKAGEDVKVGETVLKKGITLNPAHIGMMAVVGRSQIAVSQRPTVAILSTGDEIMELDETPEGPQIFNSNGHMLAAQIKSAGGIPFYLGIAKDTEKDLMEKFTWALKADIVVSSGGVSVGDYDLVKASLQKMGQEMLFWKVAMKPGKPLAFGRIGETPIFGLPGNPVSSFVSFEQFVRPSLRKVQGCADLTHKTVQAKLTRTINKKPGRLHFLSSMVSWADGEYTVTPAGEQGSGILKSAANANGLLIFPLESSEIQQGQEVAVQLLE
- a CDS encoding VCBS repeat-containing protein, whose amino-acid sequence is MNMKNLSIRHRERLQGAWRSSLSGLRRRYSLLAMSCIMQVSLVVALALIVPVKALAQSSASLDRMVSQIETLFPPLEGYVIAVEGSGLTLDLKQGMPVEPGDRLKLIRYGRELFHPVTKKKVGRKETDLGEVEVLEVRKDFSRARALDPTVLPKEGDGVRSPFQKLSFLVAPPQIKSKKKVNTDRLRFNLESRLKKHPRFDVPSFDLGLWMIDNKLNIKSVLQSRNLEKLNRKVKTDFILIPSIRGVKGKMAMNYKLVSAVDGSLKKQADIMSENLPTPDASGEKRRRTQTRFDREKESFKFIGKHLFAREIVDFDVGDLNGDGKNEFIFIDRFRIMVFKNEKGYLSRITQFKTRKNIDHFLAVDVGDINGNGRDEIFVTNQVGDKLESFVLEIKPKRKKFQYIWKKVNLYFRILRPMGKKPVLVSQSPGFGESFIGPIKNVFFKKGKYRQGRKLNTPSIYGEHFILYGLTQQDLSGNGTADTIVLDKNYHLRVYSPKGRLIIKSSDYYGHDPRLIDVGLKKEVTGIYNGTPARFKGRLQLVKIGEERFLVIPKNNTLGDGIMSDLVIVESSGLALLKLTREGFEKAFESSQQKGFMAASRVISQKNGNGARIYTLRTEQNVIANIKQSTFSTYEWPAQ
- a CDS encoding NAD-dependent epimerase/dehydratase family protein, which gives rise to MTTLLTGATGFLGSALARELLKEGRKLKLLVRENTDTRNIDDLDCEVFHGDLRDRDSLKTALVGCRRLYHTAAYYSLWSRDKKMIYDINVQGTRNILESALEADVEKVVYTSTVGCIGLSRDGSPANEEQPMNTETLCNDYKLSKYQAEQVAHELYGRGLPVVIVNPSTPVGPRDIKPTPTGKIILDFLDRKMPAYIDTGLNLIDVADCARGHILAEEKGQPGERYILGNKNMSLKEILLALETLTGLKAPTIKMPYWVAYTAGLACEWFSNTITHQPPSVPLAGVKMAKHFMYFDSSKAVRELGLPQNPVESALEQAVNWFKENPVSN